The region TTCGCCGTTCAGGCGAGAAATGTCGCCCATCGCATCGGCGATCGCCCGCTCGATCGCCAGCAGATCGGTCTTGCGCATATAGCCGACCTTGACCAGCCGGGCCTTGGAATCGCGTTCCTCGGTCAGCAGCGCCATTTGCCTTTCAAAGGATTCTCGTTGGCCCTTATAGCCGGCGAAACGGTATTCCAGCGACTTGATGTTCTTCTCGATCAGGTTGAGCTGCTCTTCGAGTTTGATCTGCTTGCTGTGGAAGACGACGTTCTGGCTCTGGATGATCGCGTTGATGTCGGGGTCGCCCGCCTCCTTCGTCACGATATCGGGAAACTGGAATTCGCGCAGGCCCTGTGCTTCGGCGCGCAGCCTTGCGACGACGGCTTCCAGGCGCAGGCGGCGAAGCTGCAGCATCCGTTCGTTCGAGCGGGATGCGGTGGTGTCGAGGGTCAGCAGGACATCGCCTTCCTTCACCGTGTCGCCTTCGCTGACGCGCATTTCCCTGATGATGCCGCCTTCCAGATGTTGGATGATCTTGTTCTTACCGGTTGCCACGAAGCTCCCCTGCGCGATGACGGCGGAGGCGAGCGGGGCGGTCGCAGCCCAGTAGCCGAAGCCTCCGAACGAGGTGAAAAGAACCGTCAGGCCGACGATGCTGTGCATCCGGATCGAGCGCGGCACGTCGCTATACCATTCGAGCTGGGCTGGACCGGCCGTCTCCTGATTTTTCCGTCCCATGTCGGTCACCCTTCGATGCGCGGTGTTTGTTGACCACTATTACAGTTGTTCTTGGACAGCGCCTGCAGCACCTCGATCCTTTCCCCGAACATGGCGACAGTGCCCTCCTTGAGCACGAGGATCTTGTCGACGCATTGGAGCAGAGCCGGGCGCTGGGTGATGGTCACCGTGGTGATGCCCTGCTTCTTGGCGTGGATCAGTGCCTTGGCAAGGGCAGCCTCACCCTGGGTATCGAGGTTCGAATTCGGCTCGTCGAGGACCACGAATTTGGGATTGCCGAAGAAGGCGCGGGCCAACGCGATACGCTGCTTCTGGCCGCCCGACAGCGGAGCGCCGTCGGCCGCCACGATGGTTTCGTAGCCCTGTGGAAAGCCGGCGATGAGTTCATGCACGTCGGCCAGCACCGCGGCCTCGTAGATCTGGCGATCCTCGACATCGTCGCGCATGCGGCAGATATTGGCCTTGATCGTGCCGGGAAAGAGCTGCACGTCCTGCGGCAGATAGCCGATGCTCTCGCCGAACTGGCGCTGGTCCCAATTGCGCAGATCCATCAGGTCGAGGCGCACATTGCCCGATGTGGGCACGATCGAGCCGACAAGCATTTTGCCAAGCGTCGTCTTGCCGGACCCGGAATTGCCGATGATCGCCAGCGATTCCCCCTTCCTGAGCGAGAAGGAGATGCCGTTGAGAATGACCTTCTTCTGCGGCGGCGGCACGAAGAGAATGCGTTCGACATCGAGCCGGCCTTCGGGGTTGGGAAGCCGCAGACGCGGGAAGTTCAACGGCGAATTCAAGAGCAAGCTCTTGATCCTGGAATAGGCGGCGGCCGACCGGTTGAACTGGTGCCAGCCTTCGATGGCGCCTTCGATCGGTGCCAGCGCCCGTCCCGAGATGATTGACGACGCGATCACCATGCCGCCGGTCAGCTCGCCGGAGAGCGACAGATGCGCGCCCCAGCCGAGCAGGGTGACCTGGGTGATCATGCGGCAGGCCTTCGATATGCCGGAGAAGATGATATTGCGGTCCTGTGCCTCGACCTGCGATTTCAGCGAGCCCGCCGTCTCGCGGCCCCACATCTTCACGGCCTCGGGGATCATCGCCATCGCGTTGATGATCTGCGAATTGCGCGACATGGAATCGAGGTGGAAATTCGCCCGGCTGAGATAGCCGTTGGATTCGGCAAATTGGCGGGCGGTGAATTTCTGGTTCAGATAGGCGATCAGGAAAAGCACCGCGCAGCAGGTCAGGATGATGATGCCGAGATGCGGATGCACGAAATAGACGACGACGACGAAGAACGGCATCAGCGGTGCGTCGAGAAACGCGATCAGCGTGCCTGACGTCAGGAAGCCGCGCAGCAGTTGCAGGTCCTGCAGCGTCTGATAGTCCTTGCCGCTGCCATGCAGCGATGCCCGCGCCGCAGCGCTGAGGATCGGCGCGCCGAGCTGCACTTCGAGTTCCACTGCGGTGCGCATCAGGATGAAGCGCCGCACCGAATCCATGAAGGCCTGCAGCAGCACGGCGCCGAGCACGGCGATCGAGAGCATGACGAGCGTGTCGATCGAGCGGCTGGTCAGTACCCGATCGGATATCTGGAAGAGATAGAGCGGGATCGCCAGCAGAAGCACGTTGATGGCGATCGTGAACATCATGACGACCGCCATATTGCGGCGGACCGCGGCCATGCCGCGCGAGAGGCTGGCGGCGAAATTCACAGGCTCGCTGCGCTTGTGAAATCCGCCGCCGCTTCCCCCGCCCCCGCCCCCGCCGCCCCCGGGATCGGAATTCTTACCATTGCCACCGTCGCCGCTGCGTAGCCGCCTGTCGTTCTCGCTGATCGGCCCCCTGTCGCCATCGATGGTTTTGCCGAAGGGCGCCGCCGGGTTCGATTTGAGCTCGGTTTCCGCCGGCTTTTCGGGCGTCCGCGCTTCGACCGTTGGCTGGGCCGCTTCGATCGGTTTTGCTTCTGCCGGTTTTGTTGCCACCGGTTGTGCCGGCATCGGGCCCTGCAGCACCGCCGCAGGAGGCGCCGGTTCTGCCATGGTGACGGCGACCGGCGAGGCTTCCGGCGTCACCGCTTTTTGCAGGAGAGGCATCTGCACGATGGCTGCGCGCGCCATAGCGTCGCTCGTTGCAACGCCGGCCGTCTCCTTGCTGCGATCGGAAGATGGCGATGGAGACGAAGCGCTGTTGCCGCTGAGCCGGCGAAGGTTCTCGACCGCCTCATCGATCGCAGAGAGGCAGAGATTGGTCCTTTTGGCCTCCGAAGGCGCAGCGGCGGGAATATTGCCGGACTTGAGATCAAGGACGCTGCCGGCTGCGAAGATCTGTTTGGAAATCTGGTTCATCGTGATTCCTCCGCGATACTCAAGGTCACGCGACCATGGCTTGCATGACGTCGGGATGCCCCGACGACCATGAAAGATCATGCCCGGCATTGATGACGCCATCACTGGAATCGCCGCCCGCGGGATCGTCGTCATCGAGGAAGGCGATAACCTCGTTGGCAAGCCTGTCGCCGGCCGGTTGCGGTTGTGTCGTATCGTGCTCCACCAGCCCGCCCTGAATGAGGATGGCGTCCGAATAGAGCTGGCCTGCCAGATAGGTGGTGTCGCCGAAACTGTCGTAGTCGACGATCTCGGCGATGTTGATGATCGCATTGCTGCCCGTGTCGATCGTAATCGTCGCATCGGGATTGTTCTCGCGGAGCGCCGATGCCGCCAGGGTCACGTCATCGGAATCGCCGAGGATGCTCACCTGCTTGATAATCGTCATGTCGTAGAGATTGCCGGTGATGTAGAGCACGTTGAGGCCGGCATATCCCTGGAAATTCGCATCGAAAGACAGCCCTTCCGGCATATTGGGATCGCGATCTTCGATCGCTTTCTGGGCTTCGACCATATAGTCCGGCATCGCCTCGAACGGGCTGCCCGTCCCGACATTGTGGATCGAGGCGAAATTCCAGATCAGGTTGTTGCCGGTCTCGATGTCGGCGCCGGGATCGATGCCGTCTTCCGCCCGCACCCAGTCATTGTCGTAGAGCAGCGAGATCTGCGTGATGCTGTTGATGTCGAGCACATTGCCGCCGATGATCACCAGATCATACTGCATGCCCATGCCGAAAAAGGAGGAGAGGTTGATGGAGGTATTGCCGCCCGTCAGAACCGTGGTTTCGGAGCCCGAGGTGGTGACCGTCATCGTGTCATTGTCGCTGACGAAGTGATACTGCTCGACCCACTGCACGAAGGAGACATCGCCGTCGATGACACTGACGCGCCAGCTGGTCGGAAACGTCGGATCGGCCGCGTCGATTTCGGCGTGGTTCGATGCTTCGAAGCTGCTTTGCTGGAAGACGGCGATATTCTTGGCGACGGTTCCGGCCTCCTCGGCCGAATAGCCCGATGAGCGTAGCGCCGAAGCGATCTCGTCATCATCGCTGTAGACAAAGGATTGGGAAACCGCGTCGATCTGGTGGTAATTCCCCATGACAGCGGTGACCGAGGCGATGACGCCGGTATTGATCACCGAGGCGACGTTGACGACGAAGTTCGCACCGGCGGTGACGTCAAGGCTGTTGCCGCTCGGGTCGGTCTGCTCGACGGATGAATGGCTGTCGTCGGGCTCCTCCGGGATCTTGGCGAGACCGCGGTCGGGCAGGAAATCGTCGAGCACAGGGATGGCCGCCTCGACCTTGCCGTTGATGTAGACGGCGTCGTTGACCTCGGGGTCGATGCGGATGAAATCATGCGCGGCGTCGGCGCTAGGCGAGGTTGCTTCGCTGTCGCTGCTATCTTTACCATCTTCGGTGTTCTTGGCATTCTGGATGTAGTTTTCGAGATCCTGGGCGATCTTCAATGCGCCATCATAGGTATCGGTTCGGTGGAGGCTTGCAAAAGGCGTGTAGATTTCGGCCGCGGTGCTGAACTCCGCCAGCCGCTCGATGACGAAACTGGTGTCCCGGGGAGCATGGATGCCGTCCGTCATGTCGAGATAGTCGTCGTCGTAAAGCACGTTGACCTGAAGGACATGACTGATCGCCGAACCAGGCCCGGCAAAGACATGAAGCTCCGGCTCATCCGACAGCACGATATCGGTGGGTTCGCCGAAATGCGGTAAGGGTATGTCCCGTGCGGCAATTGCCGCCAGCTTCTCGATACTCTCTTCGAAGACGCGACCCAAATGGCGCGCCGGACCGAATTCGATCTCGTAACTGCCGCTGTTGTAGATGATACCGGGATCATAGTCCTTGAGCTGCAGATTGGACGAGAAGGCCGCGGTAAAAGCATCCTGATCCGGCAGAGCCGGTCCATCTTCGCCCGGCCCCGCGCCTTCGGCATATTTGGTGCGCGCTCTCATCTCTTCAGTGGTCATCTCGAAGAGACCGATGAAGTGCGCAATGATTTCCGAAATCTTCTCGATATGCATGGTTCGGCCCTCCCATTCGAAATGACGATCGGCCTTGGAAGCGGCCCCGCCGGGAGCCATGGTGTGGTCGTCAAACCGTTTTCAAGCAGTCAAACTGCACCGGCGGGCGCCGGTGCAGTTCCTCTTGGTCCTTGGAGGTCAGTGTCAGGTGCCGGTGTCCTCGCCGACATCGGAGACATGAGAATTGCCGCCGACGACGCTGGAGTCGACCGTGTTGCTGAGCAGGTTCGCACCCTGAACGAGTTCGAGGTGGAAGCCGGAATTGGCAAGGATTGCCGAAGCATCCGCCGTGCTCGTGCCGGTGGCGTCGTCGCCGGCCTTGAGGTCCCAGCCCCTGCCGTCCATATCCATGCCTTCTGCGCTATCGGCGGTGCCGGCATTGGCATTCAAATGGTTCTGGGCGCCTTCGTTCTCCATCTTGATGTTCCAGGCGCTGTCCTGGTCGGCCAGATGGTTGGCCTGGACGGCGCTGAAACCGCTGTCGTTGCCCGCACCGCTCAGCGAATTGTTGAGGATGCTGTCGACATCGAGCGTGAAGGAGAAGTCGTCGCCGAGATTGAAGGTGAGGTCGTGGCCGGCAACACCGAGGTTGTCGAAGTCCTTGACGTCATCGATGACGGCGAAATCGGTGTCGGTCTTGTTGAAGCTGTCAGCGGTATTGTTGCTGTCGGAGATCGTCTTGGTGTCCGTATCCGTGATGGTCTTGATATCCGTGTCGGTCACGGTCTTCGTATCGGTGTCCGTGATCGTCTTGGTGTCGTTGTCGCTGTACGACTTGCTGTCATAGCTCCAGTCGTAGTCGGTTTTGGTGTCGGTGATCGTCGTGGTCTTGGTGCTGGTGTCGTCGTCGGACTTGTAGCTCCAGTCGTATTCGTTGTCGCGGTTGTTGCCGTTATTGGCAGAGACATCGATGTCGGCCTTTACGTCGACGTCGACGCTGTTGTCGGTATTGTCGCGATTGTCGCCATTGGCGACGCCGACATAACCGGTCGAGCCGTCGTCGACTTCAGTGGAATTGACAGCGCTGTTGGCAAAACCGTCGGCAAGCGCACCGACCTTCGTAATCTCGGTTTCGTCGCCCGATGGTTTCGGGTCGTGTTTATAGGCGTCGGACATCAAACTTTCTCCAGAAAAAAACCGGAGCAGCTTTTCGAAATCCCTCTCATCTCAAATGGGATCTTGCTCGCGCTCGCTCCGATGCGGTTAACATCGGCAGATGTATTCGGTACCAGTCATCTGCAGCTTTTCGCGATTTGTTGATCAAACCGTTGGTATTGGGAATGTACGCACTCAGTACTCTGCCGCACATATCCGGATCCGCATCCTGACGAGGATAAGGAGTATCCAGGAGTTACTGTTGTTGAGTTGCCCCAAATGGATGCCATGTATCAAATACACACGCCGATACCTGGATCGTCCATGCCGCCACTTGGGCAGCGAGCACAGATTGCTGGAAAAAATACGGAGCCGATAGATATCAATTCGGGCTAAGACAGATTTGCCACGTCCGGCTAGCCTCTGTCGGTGAAACGTCGAGACGTCTTGCTTGGGGAGGCGCCGGGTCGCGGGTATCCGGGATTACGGCGCATTCACGGTGGGGTTGAGGGCAGGCTTTCGACGATCGCCTGTCTCAGATCGAACACTTCATGGAGGCCGCAAATATAACAATCTGTACTGAAATATTACGTCAAGCTCTGATCTATAGTGACAGCAAATATAACCTCGAAGTATCCATGACAGTAAAAATGCAACCAACGCTTAGTATCTTATGGCTTTTTGCCCGCTAAAACTAATCACTTTGGGCCATTTCCTTCCTTCTCAATCCGTATTAACATAATTAAGAAATGTCTAAAAAATAAAGCGGTGACATCAGGGGTCGGCATTTCTTACTATCGAATACCCGCCATCGCTCCACGTTTGAGTAAAGTGTAACGCTAGGGGAGGCGTATATGTTCATGACAAGCTCAGGAATGGAGAATACAGACCAGAGCAGGAAGTTAGGTTCATCGGGAAATACTATATTAGTGGTCGCCAATGCGGATCTGTTTTCGGAGTGCATGGTAGAGGCGCTGGCCAAGAAATTTCCGAACTGCGATGTCGCAAGCGTAACGAGCACGAAGCCGATGCTGGAAAAAGATACCGGCGATCTGAAGCTCGTTTTATTCTATCATATACCTGCGCCGGAGCTGCATGAAGCGCTGCAGGCTGCCCGCGAAAACCACCCGGAAACCTCTGTCGGACTTGTCGTCGAAGCGATCGACATGCTCGAACCCTATGTCAGCCGCCTGGTGGAGGCAAGGATCATCGACGGCGTCCTGCCCCTCAACCTGCGGCTCGATGTCTTCATGGCTGCGGTGGATCTGCTGATGAAGGGCGGCGAACATTTTCCGTCAGCCCTGCTCAATCGTCTCACCAACAAGAATACCCAGCTCGAGCCGTCGCTCTATCAGACAAAATCGGTCGATGCGGCGCGCACCAATGCGCTGAAGCTCAGACGCGACAGCATCTCTTCTTTGACCACCCGCGAGGTTCAGATCCTGGATCTCATATGCAAGGGCACGCAAAACAAGATCATCGCCGACAAGCTGCATCTTTCCGAAAACACCGTGAAGGTTCACGTCCGCAATATCTATAAAAAGATGAACGTCCGAAACCGCACGGAAGCCGCATCCCGTTTCTTCAACGAGCATCCCGCCAGCGAGGACGACATGTCCGGCCGGTGGCGCAATTGATCTACCCCGCCACGCGTCTATTGTGATGCGCACAAGACGCGCGTCGCGCGTCGAATTGCTGCCTCAGATCGACGGACGTGCGAAGCAGCGCGACTTCTGTCCGAAGCCGCTGGGAGAGCAGATATAAGGCGCTGAGCCGTGATAGGCGACGCGAACCGTTGACGCAGCCGGGCGTTCAGGCCGATGTGTCGGATAGGCATAGGCTTTTGACACGCGCGGCGCCTCGACCACGACGACGTTCTTTTTCGCGACGACGGCGATGTCGTCGTTGACGACCGTACAGGCCGTCGTTCCGATCGCAAGAAGCGTCGCTCCCCCGGCAAGCATCGCAAAATGAAATAGACGCCAGCCTTTCGGCGCCGCTGCAGCTTGTTTTTTCGACATGGCAAAAACCCCTCGCATATGGCGCTTCCGGATGCAAGACCGGTCGAGCAGTTCAACGCGGCCAACCTTCCCCATTACTTGTAGATCAGATTCATTGAGCGAAGCTTGAGCAATATCAGGACACGCGTTCTGAGGGAAAAATGAAAGAAAATGATTAATCATTCGTTACATCGAAGAATAGATGCGTAATTATTTTGGATACTCAGAGTTTTTTGAAGTTGACCTTAGTTGCAATCGTCTTATCATTTTAATAGTAATTCGGTTATCTGAAGAATAACTCAAAAGTTATTCATGACTGGGTGGTCAGCACCAAGAATACCCAGCCAGGTAAAGAAAGCGTGCAGTGCATAACTAAAACAAAAGACTAAATACCTGGGAAGGAGTTTGTAATGCGTAGTTTCGTTCCCAACGAAGGTTATTCCGCAGTGACGGGCAAAGAACCGGGCACCGCTCTGGTGAATGGCGGGGCCGGTTTCCTCGGGTCGCATCTCTGCGAAAGGCTTCTGCAGCGCGGCCACCGAGTTGTCTGTCTCGATAATTTTTCGACCGGCCGCCGCGTGAATGTCGATCACCTCGCCTCGAACG is a window of Rhizobium sp. N324 DNA encoding:
- a CDS encoding HlyD family type I secretion periplasmic adaptor subunit, encoding MGRKNQETAGPAQLEWYSDVPRSIRMHSIVGLTVLFTSFGGFGYWAATAPLASAVIAQGSFVATGKNKIIQHLEGGIIREMRVSEGDTVKEGDVLLTLDTTASRSNERMLQLRRLRLEAVVARLRAEAQGLREFQFPDIVTKEAGDPDINAIIQSQNVVFHSKQIKLEEQLNLIEKNIKSLEYRFAGYKGQRESFERQMALLTEERDSKARLVKVGYMRKTDLLAIERAIADAMGDISRLNGELNESEAEVAKFRQEAIIAVNSNKQAALDALETAESDLDSVRQQMREAAGVLERTTIRSPVTGTVVRSYFHTAGGVITTGKPIMEILPAHVPLILEAQVLRTSIDQLREGETASIRLTALNRRTTPVLEGKVFYVSADSIEENSGVSVKDVYIVRVQIPDSEIARVHNFHPVPGMPAEVLIQTSERTFFEYISKPITDSMSRAFKER
- a CDS encoding type I secretion system permease/ATPase, translated to MNQISKQIFAAGSVLDLKSGNIPAAAPSEAKRTNLCLSAIDEAVENLRRLSGNSASSPSPSSDRSKETAGVATSDAMARAAIVQMPLLQKAVTPEASPVAVTMAEPAPPAAVLQGPMPAQPVATKPAEAKPIEAAQPTVEARTPEKPAETELKSNPAAPFGKTIDGDRGPISENDRRLRSGDGGNGKNSDPGGGGGGGGGSGGGFHKRSEPVNFAASLSRGMAAVRRNMAVVMMFTIAINVLLLAIPLYLFQISDRVLTSRSIDTLVMLSIAVLGAVLLQAFMDSVRRFILMRTAVELEVQLGAPILSAAARASLHGSGKDYQTLQDLQLLRGFLTSGTLIAFLDAPLMPFFVVVVYFVHPHLGIIILTCCAVLFLIAYLNQKFTARQFAESNGYLSRANFHLDSMSRNSQIINAMAMIPEAVKMWGRETAGSLKSQVEAQDRNIIFSGISKACRMITQVTLLGWGAHLSLSGELTGGMVIASSIISGRALAPIEGAIEGWHQFNRSAAAYSRIKSLLLNSPLNFPRLRLPNPEGRLDVERILFVPPPQKKVILNGISFSLRKGESLAIIGNSGSGKTTLGKMLVGSIVPTSGNVRLDLMDLRNWDQRQFGESIGYLPQDVQLFPGTIKANICRMRDDVEDRQIYEAAVLADVHELIAGFPQGYETIVAADGAPLSGGQKQRIALARAFFGNPKFVVLDEPNSNLDTQGEAALAKALIHAKKQGITTVTITQRPALLQCVDKILVLKEGTVAMFGERIEVLQALSKNNCNSGQQTPRIEG
- a CDS encoding helix-turn-helix transcriptional regulator; the protein is MFMTSSGMENTDQSRKLGSSGNTILVVANADLFSECMVEALAKKFPNCDVASVTSTKPMLEKDTGDLKLVLFYHIPAPELHEALQAARENHPETSVGLVVEAIDMLEPYVSRLVEARIIDGVLPLNLRLDVFMAAVDLLMKGGEHFPSALLNRLTNKNTQLEPSLYQTKSVDAARTNALKLRRDSISSLTTREVQILDLICKGTQNKIIADKLHLSENTVKVHVRNIYKKMNVRNRTEAASRFFNEHPASEDDMSGRWRN